A region of the Candidatus Cloacimonadota bacterium genome:
TCATCTCTCCACAGAGTGAACTGATGAATACGGTTCCCGATATCGAAACACACAAATTCTTTTCCTGAATAGACGATAAGTTCACTTGCAACCTGGTGCCTGTTCGCTGCAGGGATTAATTCGGGAAAATCATTTATGATGAGCTCTGCATCCAGTCCGAGCCGTTTCCATCCATAGAACTGATCAGTAGGATCATACTTGATTGGGATGATCGGCACATGAACCTGCACAAGAACAATAAGCAGTACGATAATGAGCAGAAACCAGTTTATAACCCACGTGATCCTCCAGCCGACTCGCACCTGCCAGTCCTGCAAATACATATAGGTAACGAGTAGCATACCCGGAATGTAGGCAAAGGCAGCCCAGTTTGCTTCAACCTTTTTCTGTATTGAAGATAGCAGGAAAAATCCAAAGAATACGAGCGTAAGAAAAAACAGTAATCTCACTTCTTTTGTATGATATTTCCACTCGACAATTATTTTTATCACGACGATTATTAGGATAGCAAAAAGAAGTGGTCCGAGAATGCCTGCCTGTCCTCCAAGAAAATCACCGAAAGTCTGCCAGTTTGGAAAAGTACCCCCGATTCCATGTTTAAGCTGAAACGAGAAAGAAAGCCAGTTGTTCTGAGCATTCCAGATTATGACAGGTAGAAAAACGACAAAAGAAACAAGCAATGCAATATATGGTTTTATGCTCTTCAACCAGGTGCGTTCAGGTGAAAATATCATATAGAACAAAAGTGCAGGAAAGATCAGAATTGCAACGTACTTTGAAAGGAGGGCACATCCAAAGAAAAATCCTGCTAAGAGCCATCGATACCATGTTCCTCTTCTGCATGCAATGTAGAAATGATAGATACCTCCTGTCAGAAAGAAGATCATAGGAGTATCAGGTGTGGCAATGATCGTACCGGCGAAGAGCAGGAGCGTGAAATTACTCATTACAAGGAACGTAAAAGCAATGACGTCATTGAACATATCTTTTCCAAGATAGTAAGCATATAATGAGGTTCCTGCCCCAAGAAGTATTGGAAGCAGATGTACGACAAATTCAGGATTTGTAAAGAAAACCGAAACAAACCCGAAGAGCCATCCGATCATAGGAGGATGATCAAAATATGAAAGTTGAATATTCTTTCCCCATAAAAAGTAATATGCTTCGTCCGGAATGATGTTCAAACCAATCGTATAGATCAGCTTGAAAATGACCAATACGCCAATAAATATGAACGCCTTTTCGTCGTAACTGAGTTTATGCCTGCTCATCGTCACCTTTCTTGAAGGTCCAGAAAAAATGTATCATATAATTTATGAGCGTGATGATAACAGTTGCTATTAATTTTGATATCAGGGCATTGATATGAAATACTTCAGTAAAGAATATCATAAGGAGAATCTGTGTAACTCCTGTGATGATCATTGATGAATTGTACTTGAGTAAGCGTGCGACAAAGCTTCGTTTGTTTTTAGCAGGATTATCTTTCCAGGTCCAGAAATTGTTGAGAAGAAAATTATTGATGATCGATATCTCGGTTGAGATCACACCAGCAAAGATATAGTGCATTCCAGCAAGTGTTAACAGGTACTGAATACCAAGATTCACCACGGTACCGCTTCCGCCCACGATGCCGAATTTGATGAATCGCATGAGATGATTTTTTAAGAATATCTGGATTTTTGACTGAGTCATAGTTCTTGTTTCTTTAAACCAATAGTATAATTTTCTTGTCCAGAAAACAATATCTTATCATAAATGAACCATGAAAACCGAACTCTTTCCTTATATAAGATTTTACA
Encoded here:
- a CDS encoding glycosyltransferase family 39 protein; translation: MSRHKLSYDEKAFIFIGVLVIFKLIYTIGLNIIPDEAYYFLWGKNIQLSYFDHPPMIGWLFGFVSVFFTNPEFVVHLLPILLGAGTSLYAYYLGKDMFNDVIAFTFLVMSNFTLLLFAGTIIATPDTPMIFFLTGGIYHFYIACRRGTWYRWLLAGFFFGCALLSKYVAILIFPALLFYMIFSPERTWLKSIKPYIALLVSFVVFLPVIIWNAQNNWLSFSFQLKHGIGGTFPNWQTFGDFLGGQAGILGPLLFAILIIVVIKIIVEWKYHTKEVRLLFFLTLVFFGFFLLSSIQKKVEANWAAFAYIPGMLLVTYMYLQDWQVRVGWRITWVINWFLLIIVLLIVLVQVHVPIIPIKYDPTDQFYGWKRLGLDAELIINDFPELIPAANRHQVASELIVYSGKEFVCFDIGNRIHQFTLWRDEESLIGRDFLLFDQSKKLHSSVISCFERVEFLTSIPRFRGLKLLQVIMVYKAEKYLGDNL
- a CDS encoding GtrA family protein: MTQSKIQIFLKNHLMRFIKFGIVGGSGTVVNLGIQYLLTLAGMHYIFAGVISTEISIINNFLLNNFWTWKDNPAKNKRSFVARLLKYNSSMIITGVTQILLMIFFTEVFHINALISKLIATVIITLINYMIHFFWTFKKGDDEQA